From the genome of Thiomicrorhabdus indica:
TTAATCAATTACTCATTGCCTATGAGATTTCACGCGAAGGCATGTGGTCATGGAATTTAAGAACCAATACAATTGAATACAATAGACGATGGCGAGAAATTTTTGAGTACACGGGGTCAGAGCCCAGCAACCAATTAGAATACTTCACAAATCGAGTCCACCCAGATGACTTACCGCAAGTTTGGCAATCTGTTGAGCAGGCTGTTCAACAAGGCACAACTTTCGAGCATCAGTACCAAATCCTTACTCCATCTGGAACGAAAGTGCTCCAAGACCGTGGTCGCGTGGTTTACTGGGACTTAGAAGGTGAACCTCTTTATATGACAGGTTCAGTTAATGACATCACTGAGCAATTCAATGCACAAAAACAACTTGAGCAAAAAGCTTCAACCGATGAGTTAACCGGTCTTAGCAATCGTTTTGGCAGCCTACAAGCTTGGGATCAGTGGAAGAATCAGAAAAGCGAGAATTTTAAAGCCGTTTTTGCACTCATCGATTTTGACCATTTCCAACCTCTCAACCACGTTCTGGGTTACAACATTGGTAACCGGATTCTGAACCATTTTGCACACCAACTCCAACAATCACTCCCCACCAATGTTCATATCGCTCGCATAGGAGGCGATGAATTTTTAGTTATGGCACCCAACTTTTCTTTGTCAACTTTAGAAAGTTTATTAAGAAAATTCTCAGACACCTTCCTCACATCTTTTCAAGAAGATTTAATCGGTGCAAAACTTCAATTTTCATGTGGATTTTCCAAACACCCTAAAGATGGTGATGATTTCATTACACTTTTCAGACGTGCAGAAGCAGCACTCCATGAAGCCAAAAAATCCGGTAGGAATTGTTTTAGACGCTTCGATATTGAGTTTGAGAATGCTACGTCCAAACGCTATGCTTTGATCAATAAGCTACAAACCGCTTTAGAACACCAACAATTGTATTACCAGTTGCAACCCCAATTTAATATTGTTCATAGCCGTTTTAGCGGAGCTGAAGTGTTGATTCGTTGGCATGATCATGAGTTAGGATTGATTTCTCCAGTCGATTTCATACCTCTG
Proteins encoded in this window:
- a CDS encoding putative bifunctional diguanylate cyclase/phosphodiesterase, whose product is MKNKPSNIDNILEVFDKVLSSTPILIFALDSDGYFTFSRGSRLQQLGLENSQKPGSHYSDVYTTNPTMMEHIQRALNGQEFECQTQINGHFFHVYYRQTNNNQVVGIALDEAELISTREEKDKLFNQLLIAYEISREGMWSWNLRTNTIEYNRRWREIFEYTGSEPSNQLEYFTNRVHPDDLPQVWQSVEQAVQQGTTFEHQYQILTPSGTKVLQDRGRVVYWDLEGEPLYMTGSVNDITEQFNAQKQLEQKASTDELTGLSNRFGSLQAWDQWKNQKSENFKAVFALIDFDHFQPLNHVLGYNIGNRILNHFAHQLQQSLPTNVHIARIGGDEFLVMAPNFSLSTLESLLRKFSDTFLTSFQEDLIGAKLQFSCGFSKHPKDGDDFITLFRRAEAALHEAKKSGRNCFRRFDIEFENATSKRYALINKLQTALEHQQLYYQLQPQFNIVHSRFSGAEVLIRWHDHELGLISPVDFIPLAEQSQLITPITYWLIDKVLSDIRSLNQKLKTSLKYSINIPAQFLYEQDLITWIQNRFNHYKIHPKQICFEVTESQLIADSSTQWLSNIECLRQLGIEFAVDDFGTGYSNLSQLKKLDFNLLKIDKSFIDALTDKDDKTGHALVKAMIGLAQTLKLDLIAEGVESPNQVIWLEALGCQVFQGYYFSPPLNTEEFLSLVIETNSH